From Streptomyces sp. NBC_01551:
GCAGCCGTTCGGCCTCCGCCTTGCGTTCGCTCTTGGCCACCTTGCGCAGGCGCAGGGCGAGTTCGATGTTCTTGCCCGCGGTGAGCCAGGGGAAGAGGGCGTGTTCCTGGAACATCAGGGCCGGGCGGCCGCCGGGCGTCTCGATGGCGCCGGCGGACGGCTTGTCGAGGCCGGCGACCAGGTTGAGCAGGGTGGACTTGCCGCACCCCGAGGCCCCCAGGATGGTGACGAACTCGCCGGGAGCGACATCGAGGCTGATGTCGTCCAGGACGAGCTGCGATCCGGCCGGGCCGGAGAAGGACTTCGAGACGTGCTCGATCCGCGCGGCGTGCGTCAGCTGCGCTACGGGGCCCTCGGCGGCCTTGGCGAGCGTGGTGGCCATGGTCGTCACCTCCTGGGGTTGCTGGACTGCGGACTTACTTGGCGCCGAGACCGGCGTCGGAGACCTCGGGCTTGCCCGCGGCCTTGAGCACCTTGTTCAGGAGCGTCAGGTCGTAGATCCCGGCGAGTTCGGGCTGCTCGATGAGCTTGGCCTTGACGGCCCACTCGGACTGGGTCTTCAGCGTCGCGGCGAGCGGGTCGTCGGTGATCGCGATGCTCGGCCAGGCCGGGTCGATGACCTTGGCGTCGAGTTCCTTGCCGCTGAGGGTCTTGAGCGCCGCGTTCGCCGAGGCCTTGGCCTTGTCCGGGTTCGCGTTGATCCACTCGTTGGTCTTCACCGTGCCGCTCAGCACGGCCTCCACGACGTCGGGGTGCTCCTTGAGGAACTTCTGCGACACGATGACGTTGGTGATGACGAACTTCTTGTCGGGCCACAGGTCGGTCTCGTCGAGGAGGACCTTGCCGCCGTCGGAGACGAGCTTGGAGGCGGTGGGCTCGGGCACCCAGGCGCCGTCGATGGAGCCCTGCTTGAAGGCGTCCGGGGTGACCTTGTTGTCCGTGCGGACGACGGAGACGTCACCCTTGCCGGACTCCGGGTCGACCTTCCAGCCCTTCTCGGAGATCCAGTTGAGGAACGCGACGTCCTGGGTGTTCCCCTTCTGCGGGGTGGCGATCTTCTTGCCCTTGACGTCGTCCAGGGTCTTGATCTTGTCCGGGTTCACGACGAGCTTGACGCCGCCGGAGGCGGACCCGGAGACGATCCGCAGGTTGGAGCCCTTGGACTTCACGTAGCCGTTGATCGAGGGCGAGGGGCCGATGAAACCGATGTCGAGAGAGCCCCCGTTGAGGGCCTCGATCTCGGACGGGCCGGCGTTGAACGTCTGCGCCTTGATCGCGGTGGAGCCCAGCTCCTTGGCGATGAGGCCCTCCTGGATACCGACCAGCGCGGTCGCGTGCGTCAGGTTCGGGAAGTACCCGATACGCACCTCGGAGGCGGACAGCTTCTTGCCGCCGGCGGAGGCGGCGGCCGGCTTCGTGTCGTCCTGCTTCGCCTCCGAGCCGTAGCCGCACGAGGCGAGCGCGCCGATCAGCAGCGGAACGGCGGCAGCGGCGGCGAGACCGCGGTGTGCGGACTTGCGGGTGTTGCTGTTGGCAGGCACGGAGGGCTTCCTCTCGTAGCGTCAGCTCATGACGCGTGTCGTCTGTCTTCGTCTGTGGAGCGAGGGCGGGTACGGCTCGTGGGGGGTGCGGGCGCGCGGGCAGTGCGCGTACGTCATCGCGCACATCGCGCAACCCCTCCCTGGCCGCTGCCGAGGGCGCCGCTGCCTACGCGGCCGCCCTCCTTCGCGAAGGTGGAGTAGATGTCGGAGGGCATGGGTTAGAAGTCCCACCCTTCTTCGTCCGCCGGGGTGACCGTCCGCGCCTGGGAGGCGAAGGACTCGCCCGCCATGCCGGCCGCCAGGGTGGTGCCGTCGGCGGGGTCGATCAGCAGGAAGGACCCGGTACGGCGCGAGTCGGCATACGCGTCGAGCGCGAGCGGCTCGGCGGTACGGACGACCACGCGGCCGATGTCGTTGGCCACCAGCTGCCCGGGGTCCGGGTGCTGGGACAGGTCGTCCAGGGTCAGCCGCGAGGGGATCTCCTTGACGATCGCCTTGACCGTGCGCGTCGTGTGCTTGAGCAGCACCCGGGCGCCCACGGCGAGCGGCTGGTCCGCCACGTGGCAGACCGTCGCGACGACGTCCTGCGTGGTGGCCGGCGGGTTCGACGACGGTGCGATCAGGTCGCCGCGCGAGATGTCGATGTCGTCCGCCAGCCGCAGCGTCACCGACTGCGGGGCCCAGGCGATGTCCACGCTCTCGCCGAGCGCGTCGATCCCCTCGATCACCGAGGTACGGCCCGAGGGAAGCACGGTGACGGCCTCGCCGACGCGCAGCACGCCGGAGGCGATCTGGCCCGCGTAGCCGCGGTAGTCGGGGTGCTCGGCGGTCTGCGGACGGATCACGTACTGCACCGGGAAACGCGCCGGGCAGGCGGTGAGGTCGTGGCTGACCGGGACCGTCTCCAGGTGCTCCAGCACCGTCGGGCCGCCGTACCAGTCCATGTGCGCGGACGGCTCGACCACGTTGTCCCCGGCCAGGGCCGAGATCGGGATCGCGGTGATCTCCGGGACGCCCAGGTCCGAGGCGTACGCGGTGAACTCCTCGGCGATCTTCGCGAAGACCGCCTCCTCGTAGCCCACCAGGTCCATCTTGTTGACGGCCAGCACCACGTGCGGCACCCGCAGCAGCGCGGCGACGGCGGCGTGCCGGCGGGTCTGCTCGATCACGCCGTTGCGGGCGTCGACGAGGACCACGGCCAGGTCGGCGGTGGAGGCGCCGGTGACCATGTTGCGGGTGTACTGCACGTGCCCCGGGGTGTCCGCGAGGATGAACCGGCGGCGCGCGGTGGCGAAGTAGCGGTACGCGACGTCGATGGTGATGCCCTGCTCCCGCTCGGCGCGCAGGCCGTCGGTGAGCAGCGCCAGGTCGGGGGTGTCCTGGCCGCGCTGGGCCGACACCGCCTCGACGGCCTCCAGCTGGTCCGTCAGGACCGACTTGGAGTCGTGCAGCAGGCGCCCGACCAGGGTGGACTTGCCGTCGTCGACGGAACCGGCGGTCGCGAAGCGCAGCAGCGTGGTCGCCGACAGGTCGGCGAACTGCTCGGTGGTGCTCGTCATGTCTAGAAGTACCCTTCGCGCTTGCGGTCTTCCATCGCGGCCTCGGACATCTTGTCGTCGGCACGCGTCGCGCCCCGCTCGGTGAGCCGGGAGGCGGCGATCTCGGTGATCACTGCGTCCAGCGTGGCCGCGTCGGAGTCGACGGCGCCGGTGCAGGACATGTCTCCCACGGTGCGGTAGCGGATCAGACGAGTCTCACTCGTCTCGCCCTCGTTCGGACCGCCCCACTCGCCCGCCGTCAGCCACATCCCGTTGCGCTGGAATACCTCGCGCTCGTGGGCGAAGTAGATCTCCGGGAGCTCGATGCCCTCGCGGGCGATGTACTGCCAGACGTCCAGCTCGGTCCAGTTGGAGAGCGGGAAGACGCGCACGTGCTCGCCCGGCGCGTGGCGGCCGTTGTAGAGCTGCCACAGCTCGGGGCGCTGGCGGCGCGGGTCCCACTGGGAGAACTCGTCGCGCAGGGAGAAGACGCGCTCCTTGGCGCGGGCCTTCTCCTCGTCGCGGCGGCCGCCGCCGAAGACGGCGTCGAACCTGAGCTGCTGGATCGCCTCCGTGAGGGGGACGGTCTGCAGCGGGTTGCGGACGCCGTCCGGGCGCTCGCGGAGCTTGCCGGCGTCGATGTACTCCTGGACGGAGGCCACGTGCAGACGCAGGTTGTGCTTCGCCACGGCCCGGTCGCGGTAGTCGAGGACCTCGGGGAAGTTGTGCCCGGTGTCGACGTGCAGCAGCGTGAAAGGCACCGGAGCCGGCGCGAACGCCTTCAGCGCCAGGTGCAGCATGACGATGGAGTCCTTGCCGCCGGAGAACAGGATCACCGGCTTCTCGAACTCGCCCGCCACCTCGCGGAAGATGTGCACGGCCTCCGATTCGAGGGCGTCGAGGTGCGACAGAGCGTAGGGCGCGTCCGTCCCTTCGTGGACGTGTGCGACGGTGGCGGTCATGCCAGACCCCTCTCGGTGAGCAGTGCGTGCAGGGCCGAGGCCGACTCCTGAACGGACTGCGTGTGCGACTCGATACGCAGGTCCGGGGACTCCGGCGCCTCGTACGGGTCGTCGACCCCGGTCAGACCGGAGATCTCGCCCGCCGCCTGCTTGGCGTACAGGCCCTTCACGTCACGCTCCGAGCACACCTCGACCGGGGTGGCCACGTGGACCTCCAGGTACGCGGTGCCCTCGGCGGCATGCCGCTTGCGGACGGCCTCGCGGCTGTCCGCGAACGGCGCGATGACCGGCACCAGCGCCTTGACGCCGTTGCTCGCGAGCAGTTCGGCGACGAAGCCGATCCGCTGCACATTGGTGTGCCGGTCCTCCCGGCTGAAGCCCAGGCCGGCGGAGAGGAACTCGCGGATCTCGTCGCCGTCGAGGACCTCCACGCGGTGGCCCTCGGCGCGCAGCCGCTCGGCCAGCGCGTAGGCGATGGTGGTCTTGCCCGCGCTCGGCAGCCCGGTCAGCCACACGGTGGCGCCCTGGTCGCTCACGCTCATCGTTTTCGTCTCCGTCGGGTCGGTGAGGGTCGGTGCTTCGGGATCGGTCATCAGCCGTGCAGTCCGCACTCGGTCTTCGCGCGCCCGGCCCACCGGCCGGCCCGTGCGTCCTCGCCCTCCGCCACGCGGCGGGTGCAGGGCGCGCAGCCGACGGAGGCGTAACCGTCCATCAGCAGCGGGTTGGTGAGGACGCCGTGCTCGGTGACGTACGCGTCCACGTCGTCCTGCGTCCAGCGGGCGATCGGCGAGATCTTGACCTTCTGCCGCTTCTCGTCCCAGCCGACCACCGGGGTGTTCGCCCGGGTCGGGGACTCGTCGCGGCGCAGACCCGTCGCCCACGCCTCGTACGCGCTCAGGCCCTCCTCCAGCGGCTTGACCTTGCGCAGCGCGCAGCACAGGTCGGGGTCGCGGTCGTGCAGCTTCGGGCCGTACTGAGCGTCCTGCTCGGCCACCGACTGGCGCGGGGTGAGGGTGATGACGTTGACGTCCATCACGGCCTCGACCGCGTCACGGGTGCCGATGGTCTCCTCGAAGTGGTAGCCCGTGTCGAGGAAGACCACGTCGACGCCGGGGAAGACGCGGGAGGCCAGGTGGGCGACGACCGCGTCCTCCATGGAGGAGGTCACGGCGAACTTGCCGCCGAACGTGTCGGCCGCCCAGCGCAGGATCTCCAGCGCGGAGGCGTCCTCCAGCTCCCGGCCCGCCCGCTCGGCCAGTTCCTTGAGGTCGCGTCCTTCGAGACCGGGCGTCCGCACTGCCTGACTCGTCGTCATATCTCTTCCCCTCCAGCGGCATTGGACTGAACACCCCGGGACAGCAGCCCGAGGTACTTCAGCTGGAAGGCTCGGTTGCAGGCCCTGCATTCCCAGGCGCCGTGACCCGTCTCGTTCGGGAACAGGTCCTCGTCACCGCAGTACGGGCAGTAGAAGGGGGCCGCGCGCTCGCTCACGAGAGGTCCTCGTCCTTCGCACGGGTCACCCAGGCGGCGAAGCGCTCGCCGTCGCCGCGCTGCTCCTGGAAGCGCGTGACGACCCGCTCGACGTAGTCGGGCAGACCGGCCGAGGTGACCTTGAGGCCGCGGACCTTGCGGCCGAAGCCGGCCTCCAGGCCGAGCGCGCCGCCCAGGTGGACCTGGTAGCCCTCGACCTGGTTGCCGTCGTCGTCCAGGACCAGCTGGCCCTTGAGGCCGATGTCCGCGACCTGGATGCGGGCGCAGGCGTTCGGGCAGCCGTTGATGTTGATGGTGAGCGGCTCGGCGAACTCCGGCAGGCGGCGCTCCAGCTCGTCGATCAGCGAGGCGCCGCGCGCCTTCGTCTCGACGATGGCCAGCTTGCAGAACTCGATGCCGGTGCAGGCCATCGTGCCGCGGCGGAACGGGGACGGCTTGACCCGCAGGTCCAGCGCCTCCAGGGCCTCCACGACGGAGTCGACCTTGTCCGCCTCGATGTCGAGGACGATCATCTTCTGCTCGGCGGTGGTGCGCAGCCGGCCGGAGCCGTGCTGCTCGGCGACGTCCGCGATCTTCGTCAGGGTCGCGCCGTCGACGCGGCCGACGCGGGGCGCGAAGCCGACGTAGAAGCGGCCGTCCTGCTGCTGGTGCACGCCGACGTGGTCGCGCCACTGGCCGCTGGGCTGCTCGGGCGCGGGGCCGTCGGTCAGCTTGCGCTTCAGGTACTCGTCCTCCAGCACCTGGCGGAACTTGGCCGGGCCCCAGTCCGCGACGAGGAACTTCAGGCGGGCGCGGGTGCGCAGGCGGCGGTAGCCGTAGTCGCGGAAGATCGAGATGACGCCCTCGTAGACGTCGGGAACCTCGTCGAGCGAGACCCAGGTGCCCAGGCGCACGCCGAGCTTGGGGTTGGTGGAGAGCCCGCCGCCGACCCAGACGTCGAAGCCGGGGCCGTGCTCGGGGTGGTTCACGCCGACGAAGGCGATGTCGTTGATCTCGTGCGCCACGTCGAGCAGCGGCGAGCCGGAGACCGCGGACTTGAACTTGCGGGGCAGGTTGGAGAAGTCCGGGTTGCCCACGATGCGGCGGTAGATCTCCTCGATGGCGGGCGTGCCGTCGATGATCTCGTCCCGGGCGATGCCGGCGACGGGCGAGCCGAGGATCACGCGGGGCGTGTCACCGCATGCCTCGGTGGTCGAGAGGCCGACGGCCTCCAGACGGCGCCAGATCTCCGGGACGTCCTCGATGCGGATCCAGTGGTACTGGACGTTCTGGCGGTCGGTGAGGTCCGCCGTGCCGCGCGCGAACTCCTCGGAGATCTCGCCGATGACGCGGAGCTGCTCGGTGGTCAGCCGGCCGCCGTCGATGCGGACGCGCAGCATGAAGTACTTGTCGTCCAGCTCCTCCGGCTCCAGGATCGCGGTCTTGCCGCCGTCGATCCCGGGCTTGCGCTGGGTGTAGAGGCCCCACCAGCGCATGCGGCCGCGCAGGTCGTTGGGGTCGATCGAGTCGAAGCCCGTCTTGGAGTAGATCGTCTCAATGCGTGTCCGCACGTTGAGACCGTCGTCGTCCTTCTTGAACTGCTCGTTGCCGTTGAGGGGGGTGTGGTGTCCGACGGCCCACTGGCCCTCGCCGCGGTGACGGCCGGGCTTACGGCGCGCGGCGGCGGGCGTTTCGGGGGTGGCGGCCATGGCGGTACATCCTTCTTCGGCGGCTCGGGGCAAGGGCGGGGGGAGCGGCGGCGAGTGCCCCCGTGATCGGTCCTGCCGCTGAGCAGGTGTGGCGGATCGCCGCCCATTGCCGGTGTTTCCGGTGGTCAGGGCGGTGTTCGGCCTTCAGGGGACTTGCGGGTACTTCGGGTGACCGACGAGTCCGCAGCGGCGGGGACTACGTCGATGTGCGGCGTTGGCTGGTTCCGTCAGCTCGCCGGACAGATGGCGCTGGACATGCGGCCGAGGTCGACGTGCCGCCGACTCACCAAGGCAATTCCAGCTCCATTCATGGCGGAAGCGTGTCATGTGCCGATTGGAGGAGTCCACTACTGTCCACAATCCGGACGAACTCGTCCCGGATCGTGGGACCGCGTGACGGGGGTCACGCGGCGAAGGGGCGCAATCCGGCCGCTGTCGGCCCGTTCGCGCCGACCGGGCGCCGACGCGACCCCGGCCGCATCGGGCCCCTCCCGCCAGCGCCTCTCCAGGGCGTTGCCCGGGGCGCGGCGGCGATTGCGGCTTGGCCGTCCGGGTCAGGGGTGCCGGGCAGGGCGGCGGGGGGTGTGGTGCTCATGCGCCTCGCCTCGTTCGGCGGGGCTCCGGCATGCGGACCGCGGGCCCGCGCCGTCCCGCGGCCACGCCGCACACGCACCACCCCGCGGCGGCGGGGCCGGCCGTGCGCGGTGCGTCACGCGCCCGGCCAGGGGCCCGGGGTGGGGGTGGATTCCTTTTCTTCCGTTTCCGTCTTGAAGACCTTGAAGCCGCGGCGGAGGTAGTTGTCCATCGCCGTCGGGCCGTCCTGGCTGCAGGTGTGGACCCAGACGCGGCGGGTCGGCTCCAGCCGCGGCCAGCGGGTGGCCAGGTCCCAGGCGCGGGCGACGCCCACCGACAGCAGGTGGCCGCCGATGCGGCGGCCGCGGAACTCCGGCAGCAGGCCGAAGTACATGATCTCGACGACGCCGTCCGGCTGCGGGTCGAGCTCCACGTAGCCCGCCGGGGTGCCGCGGTCGTACGCGACCCACGTCTCCACGCCGGGCCGCCCCAGCTGCTCCACCCACTGCGCGCGCGTCAGCGACAGCCGGTCCGTCCAGTGGATGTCCCCGCCCACCGACGCGTACAGGAAGCGGCTGAACTCGGGGGACGGGACCTCCGCCCGGGCGATGTGGATCTCCGGTCCGGGCGTGACGGCCGGGACCAGGTCCCGCACGGAGGTCATGTCCAGGGACCACGTGGTCAGGGTGACGGTGCTCATGCACGCCAGGGAATCACATCCCCCGGTCAGCGCCGGGCGGGCCCCCACGGCCCCGGGCGGCCGCCCAGGCGGGCCCTGGCAACCGCCGGGGCCGTCGAGTGCGGGAGCAGCTCGGCCGGGTCCTGCGGGCGGATCAGCTCCACCTCCACGTCCTCCGCGAAGCGGTACGGCCGGTGGGTCAGCACCCCCGCCAGGTGCCGGCGTACCCGCGACAGCTCCGCGCGGACCGTCACCGTACGCGTGGGGTCCCCGAAGAGCTCCGCCGACAGCTGCGCCGCGGAGCGCCCGCGCGGCGACTCCGCCAGCAGGAACAGCAGCTCCGCGTGGCGCGGGCTCAGCTCCTGCGACCAGCTGCCCGCGGCCCCGTACACCGCCACCGACCAGGACCGGGGCCGGCTGAGGTCCAGTACGACACGGCTCGCCGGCGCGTCCGTACGGGACTCCGTCACCCGCAGCAGCCAGCCCCCCGGCAGCGCCTCCACCACGCAGTCCCCGAGCTGCGGCACCCACACCCGGCCCGGCCCGAAGCGCTTGGGGAGCGGGTAGCGCTCCTGCGGCGCCAGCCCCGTCACCGCGGCCGTCCAGCCGTTCGCGTCCACCGCCAGCGCCCGCCCGGCCAGCCGGGCCAGCATCGGGGCCGCCACCGCGCGCAGCCGCTCCAGCGACTCCAGGTGCCGCACCCGCAGCTCCCGCTCCGCGAGCCGGGCCACCGAGCTCACCCACGCCAGCGTCGCCGGGTGCATGGTGGCCAGCGGCCCGCTGACGTCCACCACCCCCAGCAGCCGACCGTCGCGCGGGTCCCGCAGCGGGGCCCCCGCGCACGTCCAGTCGTGGTGGCTGGAGACGAAGTGCTCCGCCGAGAACACCTGCACCGGCCGCCGGGCCACCAGCGCGGTCCCCACGCCGTTCGTGCCGACCACGGCCTCGTCCCAGTCGGCGCCCACCGCGAACCCCAGCCGGTCCGCCTTCCGCAGGATCGAGGAGTGCCCCTCCCGCCACAGCAGCCGCCCGTCCGCGTCGGCGACGACCATGATGTGCAGGGCCCCGTCCAGCGCGGGCAGCAGCCCTTCGCGCAGCACCGGCAGCAGCTCCCGCAGCGGCGAGAGCCGGCGCCGCTCCTCCGTCTCGGCGGCGGACAGCATCCGCGAGCGCGCGTCCCGGTCCGGGTGCACCCCGCCGGCCAGCATCCGGCGCCAGGATTCCGCGATCTCCGGGCGCGGGGAGGCCGGGGGACGGTTCCCGGCCAGCGCGGCGGCCCTTACTCCCTTGAGCAGACGCGTGGCCTCCCGCGCGTCCATGGCCGAAATGCGCGCCACGTCGATCGTGCTGACTGCGGTGTCGCCCACCGGAACCTCCCCGTGTGAAACAGACGTGCTGCCGAAGCCCCCCCCGGACGGTCCGCGCGTGCCGCTTCCCCTGGCGCGCGCGACGGGGGCTCCGACTCGAAGGGTTGCAACGGTACGCAACTCTCGCCAAGCCCCGGTCACCCGACCGAGACTGTCCGGACGTCGCAGAGCGGCGTGACGGCTCCTTCCTCGGGGCTCAACGGATCAGGGGTGGTGCCGAGTCGGCGCGGCGCCGCCCCCGATCTCCGGTCAACGGGCCCGGATCCCGGCCGGGGGCGGTTTGGGGACCACTCCTCAACCCGTGATCCGCGCCCGTTCCACCACCGCGCCCAGGTCCAGGCTGTGCGGCAGCGTCCCGAACGCGGAGCCCCAGTCATGGCCCAGCCGCGACGCGCAGAACGCGTCCGCGACCGCCGGCGGGGCCCAGCGGACCAACAGCGACCCCTGTAGCACCAGGGCCATCCGCTCCACGACCCGGCGGGCCCTGGCCTGAATCCCCTCCAGGTCCGCGAGCTCCGTCAGCAGGTCCTTGATGGCCGAATCGAGCCGGTGATCGGCGCCGCGCGCCAGCCCGACCTCCTGTAGGAACGCGTTCAGCGCCAGCGGCTCCCGCTGGAGCGCCCGCAGCACGTCCAGCGCCTGCACGTTGCCCGAGCCCTCCCAGATGGAGTTCAGCGGGGATTCCCGCAGGAGTCTGGGCAGCCCCGACTCCTCGACGTAGCCGTTCCCGCCCAGACACTCCAGGGCCTCGGCGACCATCGGCGTACAGCGCTTGGTCACCCAGTACTTCGCGGCGGGCACCGCGATGCGCAGGAAGGCCCGCTCCTGGTCGGTGTCCGCGTCGTAGGCCGCCGCGAGCCGCAGCGACAGCACCGTCGCCGCCTCCGACTCCAGGGCGAGATCGGCCAGCACGTTGCGCATCAGGGGCTGCTCGATGAGCGGTGCTCCGAAAGCAGAGCGGTGCTCCGCGTGGTGCACGGCCTGCGTCAGCGCCTGACGCATCTGCGCGGCCGAACCGATCGTGCAGTCCAGCCGGGTCGCCGCGACCATCCCGATGATGGTCCGCACCCCCCGGCCCTCCTCGCCCACCCGGCGGGCCCACGTCCGGTCGAACTCCACCTCGGCCGACGCGTTCGAGCGGTTGCCCAGCTTGTCCTTCAGCCGCTGGAGCGCGAAGACGTTGCGCGAGCCGTCCGGCAGCACCCGGGGCACCAGGAAGCAGGTCAGCCCGCCCGGGGCCTGCGCGAGCACCAGGAACCCGTCGCTCATCGGCGCCGAGCAGAACCACTTGTGCCCCGTCAGCAGGTACTCCCCGGGGGCGTCCAGCGCCGCCGCCGCCGTCGTGTTCGCCCGTACGTCGCTGCCGCCCTGCTTCTCCGTCATCCCCATGCCGAACAGCACGCCGGCCTTCGCGGCCGGCGGCCGCATCTCCCGCTCGTACAGGTGCGAGGTCAGCAGCGGCTCCCACTCCGAGGCCAGCTCCGGATCCACCCGCAGCGCCGGCACCGCCGCGTGCGTCATCGAGACGGGGCAGCCGTGCCCAGCCTCGGCCTGCGACCAGACGAAGAACCCCGCCGCGCGGCGCAGATGCCCGGCCGGCCGGCCCCAGGCGTCGGTGAGCCCGGCGCCGACCGCCTTCCCGAGGAGCCGGTGCCAGGCGGGGTGGAACTCGACCTCGTCGATCCGGTTGCCGTAGCGGTCGTGCGTCAGGAGTTTCGGAGGGTTCTCGTTCGCCTGCCGGGCCCACTCCTGGGCCTGCGACGAGCCCGCGGCACGCCCGAGGACGGTGAGCTCGTCCCGTACGGCGCCGAGGAGTTCGGGGGGCGCGTCCGCGAGGTGCCGCTCCACCCCCTCGGTGAGGACCCGGTCGCCGCTGAAGACGTCGTACGCCACCAGGGGCGGAGCCTGGTTGCCGACTGTGTGGGTGGTGGCTGCCATGCGGATACCGTAAGGACGTGCAGCCAGCAAAAGAAACACCCGAGCGGATCCCTGGGCGGCTCCACCGGGCACGTGCCCTCTACCGCAACGTCTCCAAGCGCAAAATGGCCTGGCTGCTGCTGAAAGACACCGTCAATTCGTGCATCGAGTACCGGATCCTCGGACTGGCGGCCGAGGCGGCGTTCTTCACGCTCCTGTCGCTGCCGCCGCTCTTCCTCGGCCTGCTGGGCCTGCTCGGGTACGTGGACGGCTGGACCGGAGGCACGTTCGTGGCCAGCATCGAGGAGAACATCCTCGGCGCGGTCGGCACCGTGCTGTCCGACCGGGGCGTCAACGACATCGCGAAACCGATGCTGGACGACGTCACCAGCCGCGGCCGCCCGGACCTGATCTCCCTCGGCTTCGCCTTCGCCCTGTGGTCCGGCTCGCGCGCCGTCAACGTCTTCATCGACACCATCACCGTCATGTACGGGCTCGACGGGCAGCGCGGGATCGTCAAGACCCGGCTGCTGGCCTTCCTGCTGTACGTGATCGCGCTGGTGATCGGGTCGATCGTGCTGCCGCTGATGATCGCCGGCCCCGACGCGGTGGTCCGGCTGGTGCCCTGGAGCACGGAAGTGATCGCGGTGCTGTACTGGCCGACCGTCACCCTGCTGTCCATCGCCTTCCTCACCACGCTCTACCACGTGTCCGTGCCCGTGCGCTCGCCGTGGATCGAGGACGTCCCCGGCGCGCTCGTGGCGCTCGCCATGTGGGTGCTCGGCTCGTTCCTGCTGCGGATCTACCTGACCAACACCGTGGAGGGGCCGACGATCTACGGCTCGCTGGCCGCGCCGGTCGCCGTGCTGCTCTGGATCGGCATCTCGGCCTTCGCCGTGCTCGTCGG
This genomic window contains:
- a CDS encoding aliphatic sulfonate ABC transporter substrate-binding protein, whose product is MPANSNTRKSAHRGLAAAAAVPLLIGALASCGYGSEAKQDDTKPAAASAGGKKLSASEVRIGYFPNLTHATALVGIQEGLIAKELGSTAIKAQTFNAGPSEIEALNGGSLDIGFIGPSPSINGYVKSKGSNLRIVSGSASGGVKLVVNPDKIKTLDDVKGKKIATPQKGNTQDVAFLNWISEKGWKVDPESGKGDVSVVRTDNKVTPDAFKQGSIDGAWVPEPTASKLVSDGGKVLLDETDLWPDKKFVITNVIVSQKFLKEHPDVVEAVLSGTVKTNEWINANPDKAKASANAALKTLSGKELDAKVIDPAWPSIAITDDPLAATLKTQSEWAVKAKLIEQPELAGIYDLTLLNKVLKAAGKPEVSDAGLGAK
- a CDS encoding GNAT family N-acetyltransferase, with amino-acid sequence MSTVTLTTWSLDMTSVRDLVPAVTPGPEIHIARAEVPSPEFSRFLYASVGGDIHWTDRLSLTRAQWVEQLGRPGVETWVAYDRGTPAGYVELDPQPDGVVEIMYFGLLPEFRGRRIGGHLLSVGVARAWDLATRWPRLEPTRRVWVHTCSQDGPTAMDNYLRRGFKVFKTETEEKESTPTPGPWPGA
- the cysD gene encoding sulfate adenylyltransferase subunit CysD, producing MTATVAHVHEGTDAPYALSHLDALESEAVHIFREVAGEFEKPVILFSGGKDSIVMLHLALKAFAPAPVPFTLLHVDTGHNFPEVLDYRDRAVAKHNLRLHVASVQEYIDAGKLRERPDGVRNPLQTVPLTEAIQQLRFDAVFGGGRRDEEKARAKERVFSLRDEFSQWDPRRQRPELWQLYNGRHAPGEHVRVFPLSNWTELDVWQYIAREGIELPEIYFAHEREVFQRNGMWLTAGEWGGPNEGETSETRLIRYRTVGDMSCTGAVDSDAATLDAVITEIAASRLTERGATRADDKMSEAAMEDRKREGYF
- the cysC gene encoding adenylyl-sulfate kinase; translated protein: MSVSDQGATVWLTGLPSAGKTTIAYALAERLRAEGHRVEVLDGDEIREFLSAGLGFSREDRHTNVQRIGFVAELLASNGVKALVPVIAPFADSREAVRKRHAAEGTAYLEVHVATPVEVCSERDVKGLYAKQAAGEISGLTGVDDPYEAPESPDLRIESHTQSVQESASALHALLTERGLA
- a CDS encoding putative leader peptide — protein: MNGAGIALVSRRHVDLGRMSSAICPAS
- a CDS encoding nitrite/sulfite reductase; this translates as MAATPETPAAARRKPGRHRGEGQWAVGHHTPLNGNEQFKKDDDGLNVRTRIETIYSKTGFDSIDPNDLRGRMRWWGLYTQRKPGIDGGKTAILEPEELDDKYFMLRVRIDGGRLTTEQLRVIGEISEEFARGTADLTDRQNVQYHWIRIEDVPEIWRRLEAVGLSTTEACGDTPRVILGSPVAGIARDEIIDGTPAIEEIYRRIVGNPDFSNLPRKFKSAVSGSPLLDVAHEINDIAFVGVNHPEHGPGFDVWVGGGLSTNPKLGVRLGTWVSLDEVPDVYEGVISIFRDYGYRRLRTRARLKFLVADWGPAKFRQVLEDEYLKRKLTDGPAPEQPSGQWRDHVGVHQQQDGRFYVGFAPRVGRVDGATLTKIADVAEQHGSGRLRTTAEQKMIVLDIEADKVDSVVEALEALDLRVKPSPFRRGTMACTGIEFCKLAIVETKARGASLIDELERRLPEFAEPLTININGCPNACARIQVADIGLKGQLVLDDDGNQVEGYQVHLGGALGLEAGFGRKVRGLKVTSAGLPDYVERVVTRFQEQRGDGERFAAWVTRAKDEDLS
- a CDS encoding sulfate adenylyltransferase subunit 1 → MTSTTEQFADLSATTLLRFATAGSVDDGKSTLVGRLLHDSKSVLTDQLEAVEAVSAQRGQDTPDLALLTDGLRAEREQGITIDVAYRYFATARRRFILADTPGHVQYTRNMVTGASTADLAVVLVDARNGVIEQTRRHAAVAALLRVPHVVLAVNKMDLVGYEEAVFAKIAEEFTAYASDLGVPEITAIPISALAGDNVVEPSAHMDWYGGPTVLEHLETVPVSHDLTACPARFPVQYVIRPQTAEHPDYRGYAGQIASGVLRVGEAVTVLPSGRTSVIEGIDALGESVDIAWAPQSVTLRLADDIDISRGDLIAPSSNPPATTQDVVATVCHVADQPLAVGARVLLKHTTRTVKAIVKEIPSRLTLDDLSQHPDPGQLVANDIGRVVVRTAEPLALDAYADSRRTGSFLLIDPADGTTLAAGMAGESFASQARTVTPADEEGWDF
- a CDS encoding phosphoadenylyl-sulfate reductase produces the protein MTTSQAVRTPGLEGRDLKELAERAGRELEDASALEILRWAADTFGGKFAVTSSMEDAVVAHLASRVFPGVDVVFLDTGYHFEETIGTRDAVEAVMDVNVITLTPRQSVAEQDAQYGPKLHDRDPDLCCALRKVKPLEEGLSAYEAWATGLRRDESPTRANTPVVGWDEKRQKVKISPIARWTQDDVDAYVTEHGVLTNPLLMDGYASVGCAPCTRRVAEGEDARAGRWAGRAKTECGLHG
- a CDS encoding GAF domain-containing protein, with product MDAREATRLLKGVRAAALAGNRPPASPRPEIAESWRRMLAGGVHPDRDARSRMLSAAETEERRRLSPLRELLPVLREGLLPALDGALHIMVVADADGRLLWREGHSSILRKADRLGFAVGADWDEAVVGTNGVGTALVARRPVQVFSAEHFVSSHHDWTCAGAPLRDPRDGRLLGVVDVSGPLATMHPATLAWVSSVARLAERELRVRHLESLERLRAVAAPMLARLAGRALAVDANGWTAAVTGLAPQERYPLPKRFGPGRVWVPQLGDCVVEALPGGWLLRVTESRTDAPASRVVLDLSRPRSWSVAVYGAAGSWSQELSPRHAELLFLLAESPRGRSAAQLSAELFGDPTRTVTVRAELSRVRRHLAGVLTHRPYRFAEDVEVELIRPQDPAELLPHSTAPAVARARLGGRPGPWGPARR